Proteins found in one Panicum hallii strain FIL2 chromosome 4, PHallii_v3.1, whole genome shotgun sequence genomic segment:
- the LOC112888772 gene encoding protein CutA 1, chloroplastic, which produces MESASTTVPSIVVYVTVPNREAGKKLAGSIISEKLAACVNIVPGVESVYWWEGKVQSDAEELLIIKTRESLLDSLTEHVKTNHEYDVPEVIALPIQGGNLKYLDWLKNSTREN; this is translated from the exons ATGGAGTCTGCTTCAACTACTGTGCCTTCCATTGTTGTCTATGTGACCGTTCCAAATAGGGAAGCAG GCAAGAAGCTAGCTGGAAGCATTATCAGTGAGAAGCTCGCTGCCTGTGTTAACATAGTGCCTG GTGTTGAATCCGTTTACTGGTGGGAGGGAAAG GTGCAAAGTGATGCTGAGGAGTTACTCATTATCAAGACAAGGGAATCTCTTCTAGATTCCTTAACTGAACATGTGAAAACCAACCATGAGTACGA TGTTCCTGAAGTCATCGCTCTGCCCATACAAGGAGGCAACCTGAAGTACCTAGATTGGCTCAAGAACAGCACTAGGGAAAACTGA
- the LOC112888770 gene encoding protein GRAVITROPIC IN THE LIGHT 1-like: MIRPGSKESQNYDNNNQKVHPQPIDENMNQNGDSMDTMIGRIFNNISSLKSAYIQLQEAHTPYDPDKIQEADKLVIEELTKLSELKHAYREKNPKPVAASPQDSRLLSEIQEQQNLLKTYEVMVKKFQSQIQTRDTEITHLQQQIDEAKLRKSKLEKKLKQRGLLNKESEESDEEENYFSIELTPSLFTSAVDNAYQSMHDFSKPLINMMKAAGWDLDAAANAIEPAVVYTRRAHKKYAFESYICQRMFSGFQEESFSIKDSNISVSNEAFFHQFLAVRAMDPLDVLSQNPDSIFGKFCRSKYLLLVHPKMEGSFFGNMDQRNYVMSGGHPRTPFYQAFLKLAKSIWLLHRLAYSFDPKVKVFQVKKGSEFSDIHMDSVVKNIILDESAERLKVGLMVMPGFLIGTSIIQSRVYLSGIKCAD, encoded by the coding sequence ATGATCCGCCCAGGCTCTAAGGAGTCACAAAATTATGATAATAATAACCAAAAGGTTCATCCTCAACCAATCGATGAGAATATGAATCAGAACGGGGACTCGATGGACACTATGATCGGGAGGATATTCAACAACATATCCTCTTTGAAATCTGCATACATTCAACTGCAAGAAGCCCACACCCCATATGACCCTGACAAGATCCAGGAAGCTGATAAGCTTGTCATAGAGGAGCTTACAAAGCTTTCAGAACTCAAGCATGCTTACAGAGAAAAAAATCCCAAGCCTGTAGCAGCATCCCCTCAAGATTCACGCTTACTTTCTGAAATACAAGAGCAGCAGAATTTGTTGAAGACCTATGAGGTCATGGTAAAGAAGTTCCAGTCCCAGATCCAGACTAGAGATACTGAGATTACCCATTTACAGCAGCAAATAGATGAAGCTAAACTTCGAAAGTCAAAGCTGGAGAAGAAACTGAAACAAAGGGGCCTGCTTAACAAGGAATCAGAGGAATCTGACGAAGAGGAGAACTACTTTTCCATTGAATTGACACCAAGTTTGTTTACATCTGCTGTTGATAACGCATACCAGTCGATGCATGACTTTTCAAAGCCTTTGATCAACATGATGAAGGCTGCAGGTTGGGATCTTGATGCAGCTGCTAATGCAATCGAACCTGCTGTAGTTTACACAAGAAGGGCTCACAAGAAGTATGCTTTTGAATCCTATATTTGCCAAAGAATGTTCAGTGGGTTCCAAGAAGAGAGCTTTTCTATCAAAGATTCTAACATCAGTGTATCCAATGAGGCTTTCTTCCATCAGTTCCTCGCCGTACGAGCCATGGATCCTTTGGATGTCCTCAGCCAAAACCCTGATTCAATTTTTGGCAAGTTCTGCAGAAGCAAATACCTACTACTCGTGCACCCCAAAATGGAAGGTTCTTTCTTCGGTAATATGGATCAGAGGAACTATGTCATGAGCGGTGGCCATCCAAGGACACCTTTCTATCAGGCTTTTCTAAAGCTAGCGAAGTCAATATGGTTGTTGCACAGGCTGGCATACTCCTTTGATCCAAAGGTCAAGGTCTTTCAAGTGAAAAAGGGAAGTGAATTTTCGGATATCCACATGGATAGCGTTGTGAAGAACATCATCCTAGATGAAAGTGCAGAGAGGCTGAAAGTTGGCCTGATGGTGATGCCTGGTTTCTTGATTGGGACCAGCATCATACAGTCCCGGGTGTACCTTTCAGGTATCAAGTGTGCTGACTGA
- the LOC112889837 gene encoding uncharacterized protein LOC112889837 → MADAGGTASAAAGEAFWTACPHCCHVHSYPRPYLGLRLRCPVPACRRAFPASELPAVPPVVPGADMYFCTWAFFPLGPPATADGWVPFTPFHHFNPPPSPSPAPAPNPTAASADTPSRPTSRRRVGVCLKGRARAEAEEEEEATAAAISFEAEAGGLGERYDSGIDINETVDLSDLGFRVDEMGVLHDLP, encoded by the coding sequence ATGGCTGACGCCGGCGGCACCGCCTCTGCCGCGGCCGGCGAGGCATTCTGGACGGCGTGCCCGCACTGCTGCCATGTGCACTCGTACCCGCGCCCCTACCTCGGGCTCCGCCTCCGCTGCCCGGTCCCGGCCTGCCGCCGCGCCTTCCCCGCCTCCGAGctccccgccgtgccgcccgtcgttCCCGGCGCCGACATGTACTTCTGCACCTGGGCATTCTTCCCGCTCGGACCGCCCGCCACTGCCGACGGCTGGGTTCCCTTCACCCCGTTCCACCACTTCAACCCCCcgccctccccctccccggcccccGCCCCAAACCCCACCGCCGCATCCGCCGACACGCCATCCCGCCCGACATCCAGGAGGAGGGTGGGGGTGTGCCTCAAGGGCAGGGCACGggccgaggcggaggaggaagaggaagcgaccgccgccgccatcagtTTCGAGGCCGAGGCGGGTGGGCTCGGGGAAAGGTACGATAGCGGCATCGACATCAACGAGACGGTGGACCTCAGCGACCTGGGTTTCCGCGTCGACGAGATGGGGGTCCTCCACGACCTGCCATGA